AACTCCGCCTCCAAGTACGGCGACAAGGCCGGCACCCTCGGCTTCTTCCAGACCCTCGCCGCCCAGCACGGCATGTCCTGGGTCAACCTCGGCCTCAAGCCCGGCTGGAACGCCACCACCGCCTCCGAGAACGACCTCAACCGCCTCGGCTTCTCCAGCGGCGCCGCTGCCTCCACCCCGGCCGACGCCGGCCCCGAGGCCGTCCACAAGGCCGACATCGCGACCGCCGAGCACCTGGGCGCCCGCGTCGCCGCGCACACCGCCATCGTCCTCGCCGGCCGCGCCGCCCTGGGCGGCTGACCCGGTCGGTCGACCCGCCCGCGCCGCCGCGCCCTGCGCCTACGCCGCCGGATCCGCCCCCCACAGGGGCGCCCGGCGGCGTCCGCCGTCCACCGCCCCCAACTCGGCACCCGTGGTCTCCGG
The genomic region above belongs to Streptomyces sp. 1331.2 and contains:
- a CDS encoding flavodoxin family protein — translated: MTAIRPTVALAYHSGYGHTAVIAEAVARGAADAGAEVVTIAVDTITDEQWAQLDAADAIVFGSPTYMGTASGAFHVFAEASSKRWFADAWKDKVAAGFTNSASKYGDKAGTLGFFQTLAAQHGMSWVNLGLKPGWNATTASENDLNRLGFSSGAAASTPADAGPEAVHKADIATAEHLGARVAAHTAIVLAGRAALGG